The following DNA comes from Teredinibacter haidensis.
CGGGAAGCGGAGGTTAATACCGCAGCTGCCGATTTGTCTGATGCCGTTAGTGGTGAGATGCAGAAAATTCAGGAGACAATGGTGCACTCGACCTCACTTGATAACCTTAAGGATTCGGTGACGAGCCACCTTTCGGTGATCCATGACGCGCTTCTCGATTATCGACAGGTACAGGAGCAGGGCGTCAATACCGTTACCGGCGAGCTGCAAAAACTGCTGACAAAAGTCGAGACCATCGAAAAGGAATCCAACAAAACAAAAGAGCTGTTGGAGGAAGAGCGCTACCGGGCGACCCACGATACGCTTACCGGGCTGCCCAACCGCGAGGCCTACAACGAGCGCGCGTTTCACGAATTGCAGCGCTTTCAACGCTACGGCCACAGCCTGACGATAGCCGTATGTGATATCGATTTCTTTAAGAAAATTAACGACAACTACGGCCATCAAGCCGGTGATAAAGTTCTTAAATTGCTGGCGCGGGTTATCTCAACTCGCCTGCGCAAAGTGGATTTTGTCGCACGCTACGGGGGCGAAGAATTCGTCCTGTTGTTGCCCGAAACCACACCGAATACGGCGAAGAAAGTACTGGATAAAATTCGCGCTGTAGTGAGCAAGGCGTCATTTCGCTTTAAGGATGAGCCCGTGGGCATTACCATTTCTTTCGGCATAACAGGTTTTGCCAGTGATGATTCGGTTGAGTCTGCCTTCGAGCGCGCGGACAAAGGCTTGTACGAGGCCAAAGCCGGGGGCCGTAACTGCTGTGTTCTTGTGTCTACAGAAGAAAGCGATAGCGAAACGAATTGAGTTTATATTCCACTATGCAGCCTAAGGCCAGCCTCTATTATTGCGCGGCGGAAGACATTCCTTCCTCCTCGCCAGACGACGTAAACATCTTTCTGGATGCCAGTGAAATCGAGCGTTACGGGCGTATGTGCGATATCGTGGCGGCACAATTCCTACAGGGCCGGCGCATGGTGAAGCAGGCGTTATCAGACGTTTTGGCAGTATCGCCCAGCGACATTCGCTTTGCCTATAGTGATAACGGCAAACCCCGTCTCGCCAATGACTGCGGCTGGCACTTCAATATATCCCATTGTAATACGGCCGTAGTGGTGGCTATTTCCAAGGAGAATCTGGGGGTGGATGTGGAAGCGGTGCATCGGGGCCGGGGCAAGGCGCCACCACCGTGGCAAAATTCTCTAAATTTTATGCATGCCTATACCGCTGAATGGGTAGAGCAGCAGGAGAGCGAGGAGGATAAGGCCAAGCTTTTTACATTGCTGTGGACACTTATGGAAAGTGAAGTAAAGCTTAACGACAGTAGTATCTTTAAAGCGCGCAAGCAGCTGGCTATACACGTGAATAGAAACGCGCAACAAGCAACAGCAGAGGTGGCGACTTCCGTTTCTAGCTACGGAAGCGGTAGCCGTTGGCTCGCGTTTGAGG
Coding sequences within:
- a CDS encoding 4'-phosphopantetheinyl transferase family protein, with product MQPKASLYYCAAEDIPSSSPDDVNIFLDASEIERYGRMCDIVAAQFLQGRRMVKQALSDVLAVSPSDIRFAYSDNGKPRLANDCGWHFNISHCNTAVVVAISKENLGVDVEAVHRGRGKAPPPWQNSLNFMHAYTAEWVEQQESEEDKAKLFTLLWTLMESEVKLNDSSIFKARKQLAIHVNRNAQQATAEVATSVSSYGSGSRWLAFEGWGDATGKDVVALAFSGLEPTLEFYCWQSPEVVAKQTPVKRLIGPAVNEYG